In Nicotiana tabacum cultivar K326 chromosome 2, ASM71507v2, whole genome shotgun sequence, the following proteins share a genomic window:
- the LOC107794022 gene encoding aquaporin TIP1-1-like — protein MPFSRIAVGRPEEATHSDALKAALAEFISTLIFVFAGSGSGVAFSKLTDGGANTPAGLIAAAIAHAFALFVVVSVGANISGGHVNPAVTFGAFVGGNISLLRGILYWIAQLLGSVVACFLLKFATGGLEIGAKIWNALVFEIVMTFGLVYTVYATAIDPKKGSLGTIAPIAIGFIVGANILAGGAFDGASMNPAVSFGPAVVGWSRNNHWVYWAGPIIGGGLAGFVYEFFISQTYEQLPPAEY, from the exons ATGCCATTCAGCCGTATAGCCGTCGGAAGGCCGGAGGAGGCCACCCACTCCGACGCATTAAAGGCGGCGTTAGCCGAGTTCATCTCAACCCTAATTTTCGTATTTGCAGGTTCAGGGTCAGGTGTTGCATTCAGCAAACTTACTGATGGTGGAGCTAACACCCCGGCCGGCCTTATCGCCGCCGCCATTGCTCATGCTTTCGCTCTGTTCGTGGTGGTTTCAGTTGGAGCTAATATCTCCGGTGGACATGTTAACCCTGCTGTCACATTTGGTGCGTTTGTTGGTGGAAATATTAGCCTATTACGTGGAATTTTGTATTGGATTGCTCAGCTTCTTGGCTCTGTTGTTGCTTGCTTTCTTCTCAAGTTTGCCACTGGTGGTTTG GAGATAGGTGCTAAAATTTGGAATGCACTTGTATTCGAGATAGTGATGACATTTGGGCTTGTCTACACAGTCTATGCCACAGCAATCGACCCAAAAAAGGGGAGTTTGGGCACAATTGCACCAATTGCTATTGGTTTCATTGTTGGGGCCAATATTTTAGCTGGTGGGGCTTTTGATGGGGCCTCAATGAACCCAGCAGTTTCTTTTGGCCCAGCTGTTGTGGGCTGGAGTCGGAATAACCATTGGGTTTATTGGGCTGGTCCTATTATTGGTGGTGGGCTTGCTGGGTTTGTCTATGAGTTCTTCATTTCCCAGACCTATGAGCAGTTACCACCAGCTGAAtactaa
- the LOC107794020 gene encoding uncharacterized protein LOC107794020 has product MVVGSMVIPKYADPKTIYTPKDIQADMLSEHGVNLTYMQAWRAKEKALEFLRGHPADSYSRLPSYFTSIKGWEFCRPVIVVDGTFLKSAYRRIMLTANTMDTTGSLLPLAYAVVDSENDASWTCMPHYACMWHIWTNVRSKFKKGHLKLSELYFATARSYTLDEFNERMSQIEEIDTRVKAYLYDIGYHRWSRVHATVNRTWTMTSNIAESLNAVTKDARELPAVELLEYIRILLKRWTNKKLLKAKGTFTYLGKKYNKELEDNKTLSQKMRLDELPRAHALAALRHRNESYENYCSPYYTRESLLHTYEIPVDSLPDESKWNVLQNIVEEVVMPPTGKRQPGRPQKQRHNSYDEVNAKKYKVSYGNCGLEGHNKRSCKNAPKKK; this is encoded by the exons ATGGTAGTTGGTAGCATGGTTATACCAAAATATGCGGATCCTAAGACAATATACACACCAAAAGATATACAAGCTGATATGTTGTCGGAACATGGTGTGAACTTAACATATATGCAAGCTTGGAGAGCAAAAGAAAAGGCTTTGGAATTTTTGAGAGGTCATCCTGCTGATTCCTACAGTCGCTTGCCAAGTTATTT TACGTCCATCAAGGGTTGGGAGTTTTGTAGGCCAGTTATAGTAGTTGATGGCACCTTCTTGAAGTCGGCATATAGGAGAATAATGTTAACAGCTAACACAATGGATACAACAG GTAGCTTATTACCACTGGCATACGCTGTTGTTGATTCAGAAAATGACGCATCATGGACATG CATGCCACATTATGcttgcatgtggcatatttggacaaatgTAAGGTCAAAGTTCAAGAAGGGTCATCTAAAGTTAAGCGAATTATACTTTGCCACGGCACGATCATACACGCTTGATGAATTTAACGAAAGAATGTCACAGATTGAAGAGATCGACACACGTGTTAAAGCATACCTATACGATATTGGCTATCACAGATGGTCTCGGGTACATGCTACGGTGAACAGAACGTGGACGATGACATCAAATATTGCAGAGTCATTGAATGCGGTAACAAAAGATGCAAGAGAGCTGCCCGCAGTAGAACTATTAGAGTATATAAGGATTCTTCTTAAACGTTGGACTAATAAAAAGTTATTGAAAGCAAAGGGTACGTTCACATACCTTGggaaaaaatacaacaaagagttgGAGGACAACAAGACATTATCGCAGAAGATGAGA CTTGATGAACTTCCTCGTGCACATGCTTTGGCGGCTTTGAGGCACAGGAACGAGTCTTATGAAAACTATTGTTCTCCTTATTACACGAGGGAGAGCCTTTTGCATACTTATGAAATACCAGTAGACTCACTGCCTGACGAAAGCAAATGGAATGTGCTACAAAATATAGTTGAAGAAGTTGTAATGCCACCTACTGGGAAAAGACAGCCAGGGAGACCTCAAAAACAAAGACACAATTCATATGATGAAGTAAATGCAAAGAAGTACAAGGTTTCATATGGCAACTGCGGACtagaagggcataacaaaagatcttgtaagAATGctcccaaaaagaaataa
- the LOC107794025 gene encoding E3 ubiquitin-protein ligase RZFP34, with amino-acid sequence MEMDSGNYGCSHYRRRCKIRAPCCDEIFDCRHCHNDSKNSLEVDPLNRHDIPRHDIKRIVCSLCNTEQDVQQTCIQCGICMGKYFCSKCNFFDDDVSKNQYHCDKCGICRTGGKENFFHCDRCGCCYSNLMKESHICIERAMHHNCPVCLEYIFDTTKNITVLPCGHTMHLECVMQMERHFQYSCTVCSKSYCDMSRVWGKLDEEVASTPMPEMYQYKMVWILCNDCAETSEVNFHIVAHKCPSCKSYNTRQTRGGTTSCSNITEMVR; translated from the exons ATGGAGATGGATTCTGGGAATTATGG TTGTTCACATTACAGGAGGAGATGCAAAATTAGAGCACCCTGTTGTGATGAGATATTCGATTGCAGGCATTGCCATAACGACTCAAAG AATTCTTTAGAAGTTGATCCACTCAATCGACACGATATTCCTCGCCATGATATAAAAAGG ATCGTTTGCTCATTGTGTAATACTGAACAGGAT GTTCAACAAACATGCATTCAATGTGGGATTTGCATGGGGAAGTACTTTTGCTCAAAATGCAACTTCTTTGATGATGAT GTTTCGAAGAATCAATACCACTGTGATAAGTGTGGAATCTGCAG AACAGGTGGCAAGGAGAATTTCTTTCACTGTGACAGATGCG GATGCTGCTATTCAAATTTGATGAAGGAATCACATATTTGTATAGAAAGAGCAATGCACCACAATTGCCCTGTTTGCTTAGAG TATATTTTTGATACAACAAAGAATATCACAGTCTTGCCTTGTGGTCACACCATGCATCTGGAATGTGTCATGCAGATGGAACGACATTTCCA GTATTCTTGTACTGTTTGTTCAAAATCATATTGTGACATGTCCCGTGTCTGGGGAAAACTGGACGAGGAG GTTGCCTCGACACCTATGCCTGAAATGTATCAGTACAAGATG GTTTGGATTCTTTGCAATGATTGTGCAGAAACATCTGAGGTTAACTTCCATATAGTGGCACATAAATGTCCTAGTTGCAAATCCTATAATACAAGGCAGACAAGAGGAGGCACCACTTCATGCTCTAATATTACTGAAATGGTCAGATGA
- the LOC107794023 gene encoding alpha carbonic anhydrase 7-like → MRKQSHHYSVLVMFGSLLYLPLLLNATSISPQEAENHEVEFHYWEGHEKGPSKWGELKREWEACKNGKMQSPIDISSYKVKIIKNMDNKKVYKPSNSTIKNRGHDISLKWQGDAGSIWINGTEYPLQQVHWHSPSEHTINGRRYPLEMHMVHQTNGEKVKNKIVVNAVLYKFGKPDPFLFGLRRHISSMIDQEGEERKLGKIDPNYIISSPTKKYYRYMGSLTTPPCTEGVTWIVNKKVQTVSRGQVMLLRKAVHDSAERNARPVQPHNEREIHLLLPKS, encoded by the exons ATGAGGAAACAAAGCCACCACTACTCAGTTCTTGTCATGTTTGGATCACTTCTCTATTTGCCTCTATTGCTGAATGCAACTTCCATAAGTCCTCAGGAAGCAG AGAATCATGAGGTGGAGTTTCATTATTGGGAAGGGCATGAGAAAGGTCCAAGTAAATGGGGAGAGCTAAAGAGAGAATGGGAAGCTTGCAAGAATGGGAAGATGCAGTCTCCTATTGATATTTCAAGTTATAAAGTGAAAATCATCAAAAATATGGATAACAAGAAAGTTTACAAGCCCTCTAATTCTACTATAAAGAATAGAGGCCATGACATTTCA TTGAAGTGGCAAGGGGACGCTGGATCCATTTGGATAAATGGCACAGAGTATCCTCTTCAACAAGTTCACTGGCATTCTCCTTCTGAACATACTATCAATGGCAGAAG GTACCCCTTGGAAATGCATATGGTTCACCAAACCAATGGGGAGAAAGTGAAAAATAAGATAGTAGTCAATGCTGTCCTTTACAAATTTGGCAAACCAGATCCATTTCTTTTCGGA TTGAGGAGGCACATATCATCTATGATTGATCAAGAAGGTGAAGAGAGGAAGTTGGGCAAGATTGATCCAAATTACATAATTAGTAGTCCAACCAAAAAATACTATAGGTACATGGGTTCACTCACTACCCCTCCTTGCACAGAAGGTGTCACTTGGATAGTCAACAAGAAG GTACAAACTGTTTCAAGAGGTCAAGTGATGTTGCTCCGAAAAGCTGTCCATGAT TCTGCTGAGAGAAATGCAAGGCCAGTGCAACCACATAACGAGAGAGAGATCCATCTTTTACTCCCAAAGAGCTAA